A single region of the Acanthopagrus latus isolate v.2019 chromosome 11, fAcaLat1.1, whole genome shotgun sequence genome encodes:
- the prrc2c gene encoding protein PRRC2C: protein MSEKSGQSTKAKDGKTKYATLSLFNTYKGKSLETQKTAVAARHGLQSLGKVAVSRRMPPPANLPSLKAENKGNDPNVNIVPKDGSGWASRPEGGEERQQETPPPQIKPAVLQPQELSIGGSRSWANSKQTQPDGAPRVSSQFHQEFPSLQAAGEAEKGDGQEEEPYGPGPSLRPQNVGSWREGGGRNLNTAPSPPEMDNRAPEEGSTGLGTSTPPGEADEPGRNVTTDGQREKRDGRERLPPSGPAQPKLNGGQQPPAGVPTHFDPAFRSMMPPYMFHAYPQMTFAPGQANFRYPVSQDGAKGPRSVRPQQAPPQSWLQDPDRPSIVSATELKELDNLDTDTDEGWAGAQMEVDYTEKLNFSDDEENQAAKEKRENWEWMGKVERMRSRPPDGQESWKEGSEDRGGNKTSWADSADPRAPSPGSMGQYNKSTAPQDYQGGSRPGGGAPRLSKPPAASAPGAEEDPEAWRQKRKKPAEVSEAVERARRRREEEERRMEEQRLAACAEKLKRLNEKHRQATEGKSSPALTTNDDAGVALEEASSSAPAPVSSPVPSVPVSQSQAPVMQDPLPELVDRDGERIEREREGVEPSVEEELVHLPHQPSPPVHRPVTIAPEPQGEGESSLVEVALLEENQGDRTTVPIRDYFNIEDNRVDEPHLPLPHIDTPSGEEVPVAPPQLEGEAAAAMRPSLTSGYSKQFQKSLPPRFLRQQEQMKQQQWQQQQQQSGGSVSPSGSGGVPATQQQQQQQHRSMYQPIGPHHQHLASMGFDPRWLMMQSYMDPRMMSGRPPMDMPANIHPGRMPPKQIVRREPGDNSSSSSDSFDHLTRPIRDHGLPSDSRMVWGSEPYPQSEPLPSVTPPKQRDDNKEPRMDSGLDLDRGLPAMYAQDHSALDSHKSNFFQDPTEALAAFTQAPEDASGPLDRVPVGPAFDPEEPGLPSGEEVEALGQAMLQRSISQGSSHSLKLDEPRFDGLPLGTKSLELQDTGEHADDKPQNELYSQAAVTSNRATPPADGLHKQEKLPLPAPNKQKAELRWGGRSGVGRREGPGGERPVRRSGPIKKPVLRDMKEEREQREEREKRHERGERGDRSKKDQSSKAPSAAAAVSEGSRPQGEGKREVAQVEETPTSHPRARDSQPSSGVPTSSSQEEKADKPPSNDKHPEPKLPPRKESNLPPRAYRREEREREREREKEMDKDREREWPTDSNFKGRGRGEYYSRGRSYRGTYSGRGRGTRGRSRAEYPYREPRSRSDLPSAGGAAAFRNREESETRSESSDFEVIPKRRRRRGSDTDSESEGGRESASDTGPSDREPSTKPSRPLRRELPGEPRSGPHKPGFGPPHMGEKMGPRGDDESRPKPGFLPKGEPSRRGRGGLYSRRGGARERGGPRSAPLRRPSARESSSQWPSKPMETFRPEDTEPSPRYDNPPNDRRPPKSDGKKFGDVAPQSSRERPRRSRPARPPRQDKPPRFRRLKEREAAVLASGDTAPSPPVPLLPVPAAAVPNSAPVPISHSPTLSRAPGTPVTVPADVAATVPAPDLPSPTEAPLPDTSSPTITAVGTKSPDLSNQNSSDQANEEWETASESSDFNERREREERKGALEAANEAAAACAPTPAPPQGSLTPNKTPPDGGVTPKREGAPAAKRSFSSQRPTERQNRRGNSGAKPGRTYAGGKGERRGGAKAGRKGPAAQQNSEVTAPTAGGASQRSSKEQSARRKDEAKQAAKKPKENALSQFDLNNYASVVIIDDHPEVTTTEDPQSSTNDDGFTEVVSRKQQKRLQDEEKRKKEEQTTQNWSKKGSGEKGRGGGGKLPPRFAKKQSSQQQQQQQQQQQQQQQQQQQQQQQQQQASQSQPPVAPTPQAQQQPPISAPQHPHLASSQPAASPQTLEGTVAPLPSIPPATVDFTSKSLPPAPTQTHSTLGTELWENKVAGSTVLPDVKKLGPISPPQPPSVSAWNKPLTSFTGTVSSEGGKPGSEGSVELAIDSIQFGAPSSAGSTDSDGVPALLESGSENKLPAPKEQRQKQPRAGPIKTQKLPEMEPVETKEYKPGPIGKERSLKNRKAKDARGSEGDGLEGGVPGGGVSRATDSSPPTSDTTVPELGGDIECMITVPSAEYNSNSKESVTDYTTPSSSLADSVPTGGNKMEESLVANVALPHSLPLPRRETLQQSSSLSTVSPATVDLTLKMESARKAWENSPSLEKNSPVTSSSSPITSCASSYSTFSSASMPQIPVASVTPSTSLSGSGTYTTSSLSTKTTTASDPPNICKVKPQQLQGGSLSASSSSSSSSSFSQLGCVPPLLPQQQQTPQVYVSQSAAGSAAQIPAFYMDTSHLFSTPHPRLAPPSLAQQQGFQPGLSQPTAVQQIPIPIYAPLQGQPQHQHTHQAQLGLSTGPPVSQPQDLFSSSLQPYRSQQAFMQSSLSQPSMMLSGPSLHSYPGVQGPELGKPQSNLAYQQPSSTQHIPILFEPQLNQPSGMGGSQLIDTHLLQARQGMNQHSNMYSGQVQQHGQSSYYSNTQSPSSAMQQVTVPLPSSQLSLPNFGSGGGQPLLALPPTPPQAQPPNMNRQPPVSQPYRGIMGPNHSMMQPPTSKMDMDLKLFGSGMDVKPGTPPVSARSTTPTSSPYRASSTSPSSQSSKMNSMLYQKQFQASSAGMRMTQHFPGQFNPQILSQPNIVSPLVRPPHVNSFAGSVQRSPMGPPMSANVGGGLMPHPRPQHPQHPQHPQHPQHPQHQQHQQHPQHSQHPPRGPPGPSLAPRSTHAALKAEQDLKAKQRAEVLQSTHKFFSEQQQQQQQLKAPQVSKVSRLDQGGKPPLDTSAPNLQAGVERPDSDKPPISTAKPIRTGPIKPQAIKPEEGK, encoded by the exons ATGTCCGAGAAGTCAGGGCAGAGCACCAAGGCAAAGGATGGCAAAACAAAGTATGCAACCCTTAGCCTCTTCAATACCTATAAGGGCAAATCTCTGGAAACCCAGAAGACTGCAG TGGCTGCCAGACATGGGCTCCAAAGTTTGGGTAAAGTTGCGGTCAGTCGGCGCATGCCCCCTCCGGCCAACCTGCCCAGCCTGAAGGCAGAGAACAAGGGAAACGACCCCAACGTTAACATTGTCCCCAAAGACGGTAGTGGCTGGGCATCTCGAcctgagggaggggaggagag GCAACAGGAGACCCCTCCACCCCAGATCAAACCAGCAGTGCTCCAGCCACAAGAGCTTTCTATTGGGGGCAGTCGCTCTTGGGCCAACAGCAAGCAGACACAACCAGACG GAGCTCCTCGTGTGAGCAGCCAGTTTCACCAGGAGTTTCCCAGCTTGCAGGCGGCTGGTGAGGCGGAGAAAGGGGACGGTCAAGAGGAGGAGCCTTATGGACCAGGCCCCAGCCTCAGACCTCAAA ATGTTGGGAGTTGGCGAGAGGGTGGAGGCAGGAATTTGAACACTGCACCCAGCCCCCCTGAGATGGACAACAGGGCTCCGGAGGAGGGTAGTACGGGCCTTGGTACCTCTACACCACCAGGGGAAGCTGATGAGCCTGGCCGAAATGTAACCACTGACggtcagagagaaaagagggatgGCAGGGAGAGGCTGCCTCCCTCTGGCCCTGCTCAGCCTAAACTTAATGGGGGGCAGCAGCCCCCTGCGGGGGTGCCAACTCACTTCGACCCTGCTTTCAGGAGCATGATGCCACCCTAT ATGTTCCACGCCTATCCTCAAATGACTTTTGCCCCAGGGCAAGCGAACTTCAGATACCCTGTATCACAAGACGGAGCAAA GGGTCCTCGTTCAGTACGACCCCAGCAAGCTCCCCCTCAGTCTTGGCTCCAGGACCCAGACAGACCCTCAATCGTCAGCGCAACAGAACTGAAAGAGCTGGACAATTTAGACACTGATACTGATGAGGGTTGGGCAG GAGCTCAGATGGAGGTGGACTACACTGAGAAACTAAACTTCAGCGATGATGAGGAAAACCAAGCtgctaaagaaaaaagagaaaattg GGAATGGATGGGTAAAGTGGAGCGTATGAGATCTCGGCCACCGGACGGTCAGGAGAGCTGGAAGGAGGGGTCTGAGGACCGTGGGGGCAATAAAACTTCATGGGCTGACTCTGCAGATCCCAGAGCACCATCACCTGGCAGTATGGGACAGTACAATAAGTCAACTGCTCCACAAGATTACCAG GGTGGCAGTCGTCCTGGTGGAGGAGCTCCACGTTTGAGCAAACCACCTGCTGCATCTGCACCTGGTGCTGAGGAAGACCCAGAGGCCTGGCGACAGAAGCGCAAGAAGCCTGCAGAAGTTTCTGAAGCTGTAGAACGAGCAAGacggaggagggaagaagaggaaaggcGTATGGAAGAACAGCGCCTTGCTGCTTGTGCTGAAAAACTTAAACGTCTCAATGAAAAACACCGCCAGGCAACTGAGGGCAAATCATCGCCTGCTCTGACCACCAATGATGATGCAGGAGTTGCTCTTGAGGAAGCCTCCTCATCAGCTCCTGCTCCTGTATCCAGTCCTGTACCTTCAGTCCCAGTTTCACAATCACAGGCCCCAGTCATGCAAGACCCTCTACCTGAGCTGGTGGATCGAGACGGAGAGAGGATAGAGCGAGAACGAGAGGGAGTAGAACCAAGTGTAGAGGAGGAGCTGGTTCACTTGCCTCATCAGCCCAGCCCCCCTGTGCACAGACCAGTGACCATAGCTCCAGAGCCTCAGGGTGAAGGAGAGAGCTCCTTGGTTGAGGTCGCTCTGTTGGAGGAGAACCAGGGTGACAGGACAACAGTGCCTATACGAGACTATTTCAACATAGAGGATAATAGAG TGGATGAGCCCCACCTGCCCCTGCCTCATATTGACACCCCCAGCGGTGAGGAAGTTCCTGTGGCACCACCACAGCTGGaaggagaagctgcagctgctatGCGTCCATCACTCACCTCAGGCTATTCCAAACAGTTTCAGAAGTCTTTGCCACCTCGCTTCCTTAGACAGCAG GAGCAGATGAAGCAGCAACAAtggcaacaacagcaacagcagagcgGAGGTTCGGTGTCCCCATCAGGAAGTGGTGGAGTTCCAGCTacccaacagcagcagcaacagcagcaccgCTCCATGTATCAACCTATAGGCCCCCACCATCAGCACCTGGCCTCCATGGGGTTCGACCCCCGCTGGCTCATGATGCAGTCCTATATGGACCCTCGCATGATGTCAGGACGTCCTCCCATGGACATGCCAGCTAACATTCACCCTG GGAGGATGCCTCCAAAGCAGATTGTGCGTAGAGAGCCTGGAGACAACTCTAGCTCCAGTTCTGACTCCTTCGACCACTTGACCCGACCAATTCGTGACCATGGCCTGCCCTCAGACTCACGGATGGTATGGGGTTCAGAACCATACCCACAGTCGGAACCCTTGCCATCCGTTACACCTCCAAAACAGCGAGATGATAACAAGGAGCCAAG GATGGATTCTGGTTTGGATCTGGACAGGGGTCTCCCAGCTATGTATGCCCAGGACCACAGTGCATTGGACTCACATAAAAGTAACTTCTTTCAGGATCCCACAGAGGCCCTGGCAGCATTTACCCAGGCTCCAGAGGATGCATCAGGGCCTCTAGACAGGGTGCCAGTAGGCCCAGCCTTTGATCCTGAGGAGCCAGGCCTACCCAGTGGGGAAGAGGTAGAAGCTCTTGGGCAAGCTATGCTCCAGAGGAGTATCTCCCAGGGCTCAAGCCACTCCCTCAAACTGGATGAGCCGCGGTTTGATGGGTTACCCCTGGGAACAAAATCACTAGAGCTACAGGACACAGGAGAACATGCTGATGATAAGCCCCAGAATGAACTCTACTCCCAGGCTGCAGTTACCAGCAACAGGGCGACACCCCCTGCTGATGGATTACACAAACAAGAGAAGCTGCCTCTGCCAGCCCCTAACAAGCAGAAAGCTGAGCTACGCTGGGGTGGGAGATCAGGGGTCGGACGCAGGGAAGGACCAGGGGGAGAGAGACCTGTCCGCAGGTCTGGACCAATAAAGAAGCCTGTCCTAAGGGAcatgaaagaagagagggagcaaagagaggagagggaaaagcGTCatgagagaggggaaagaggagaCCGGTCCAAAAAGGATCAGTCATCCAAAGCtccttctgcagctgctgctgtgtctgaagGCTCCAGACCTCAAGGTGAGGGGAAGAGAGAAGTGGCTCAGGTTGAGGAAACACCGACTAGCCACCCGAGAGCCAGGGACTCCCAGCCTTCTTCTGGGGTACCAACCTCTTCCTCTCAAGAGGAGAAAGCAGACAAACCGCCCAGCAATGACAAACATCCAGAACCCAAACTGCCCCCTAGGAAAGAGTCCAATCTTCCTCCACGTGCCTACcgaagagaagagagggagagggaacgTGAGCGAGAGAAGGAAATGGACaaggacagggagagagagtggcCTACTGACTCGAACTTCAAAGGACGTGGCCGAGGAGAGTATTACTCCAGAGGACGCAGCTACCGGGGGACGTACAGTGGCCGAGGCAGGGGAACTCGTGGTCGAAGCAGAGCGGAGTACCCCTACCGAGAGCCGCGATCACGCTCTGATTTGCCTTCTGCTGGAGGTGCTGCTGCCTTCCGCAACAGGGAGGAAAGCGAGACACGTAGTGAGAGCTCAGACTTTGAGGTTATACCAAAACGTAGACGGCGCCGTGGTTCAGACACAGATTCAGAAAGTGAAGGTGGGAGGGAGTCTGCCAGTGATACTGGACCCTCTGACCGTGAGCCCAGCACCAAACCTAGCCGTCCACTGAGAAGAGAGCTGCCTGGGGAGCCCCGGTCTGGACCTCACAAGCCAGGCTTTGGACCTCCTCACATGGGGGAAAAGATGGGACCCAGAGGGGATGATGAAAGCAGGCCCAAGCCAGGATTTCTTCCCAAAGGAGAGCCTTCtcggagaggaagaggaggactaTACAGTAGACGAGGCGGAGCAAGAGAACGTGGCGGCCCTCGCTCGGCCCCACTCAGAAGGCCATCAGCTAGAGAGTCTTCCTCTCAGTGGCCCTCTAAACCCATGGAGACATTCAGACCTGAAGACACTGAGCCCTCACCAAGATATGACAATCCTCCCAATGACAGAAGGCCTCCTAAGTCTGATGGCAAGAAATTCGGGGATGTGGCTCCTCAGAGTAGTAGAGAACGGCCCCGTCGATCCAGACCGGCGCGGCCCCCCAGGCAAGATAAACCCCCTCGCTTTAGGCGCttgaaagagagggaggctgcTGTGTTGGCTAGTGGAGACACAGCGCCCAGTCCCCCTGTACCTCTTCTTCCagtgcctgctgctgctgtccccAACTCTGCCCCTGTCCCAATCTCACACTCCCCAACCCTGTCTAGAGCCCCGGGAACCCCTGTAACTGTGCCTGCGGATGTGGCAGCCACTGTGCCTGCACCAGACTTGCCCTCTCCTACAGAGGCTCCCCTGCCAGATACCAGTAGCCCAACCATCACTGCAGTTGGAACCAAGTCACCTGATTTGTCCAATCAGAACTCTTCCGATCAAGCCAATGAAGAATGGGAAACTGCTTCTGAGAGCAGCGACTTCAATGAAAGGCGAGAGCGcgaagaaaggaaaggagcaCTGGAAGCTGCTAATGAAGCAGCGGCAGCCTGTGCCCCGACACCTGCTCCCCCTCAGGGCTCTTTGACCCCCAATAAAACTCCTCCTGATGGAGGGGTGACTCCAAAGCGTGAAGGGGCTCCTGCAGCCAAGAGGAGTTTCTCAAGTCAGAGGcctacagagagacagaatcGTAGAGGCAACAGTGGAGCCAAACCAGGCCGTACTTATGCAGGGGgcaagggagagaggaggggaggagccAAAGCTGGACGGAAAGG CCCTGCAGCCCAACAGAACTCTGAGGTGACAGCACCAACAGCTGGGGGAGCATCCCAGAGGTCTTCCAAAGAGCAGTCTGCACGTCGCAAAGATGAGGCCAAACAGGCTGCAAAGAAACCCAAGGAGAATGCTCTTTCTCAGTTTGATCTTAACAATTACGCCA GTGTTGTAATCATTGATGACCACCCAGAGGTCACCACCACAGAGGACCCACAGTCCAGCACCAATGATGACGGCTTCACAGAGGTGGTCTCCCGCAAGCAACAGAAACGTCTGCAAGATGAAGAGAAACggaaaaaagaagagcagaCTACTCAG AACTGGAGTAAAAAGGGCTCTGGTGAGAagggcagaggaggtggaggaaagcTGCCTCCAAGATTTGCTAAAAAGCAgtcatcacaacaacaacagcagcaacaacagcagcaacagcaacaacaacaacagcagcaacaacaacagcagcagcagcaacaggccTCACAGTCTCAGCCTCCTGTAGCCCCCACGCCCCAGGCCCAACAGCAGCCTCCCATTTCTGCTCCCCAGCATCCACACCTTGCCTCATCCCAGCCTGCTGCATCCCCTCAGACTCTGGAAGGAACAGTGgctcctcttccctccatcccccCTGCCACTGTGGACTTTACCTCAAAGAGCCTACCCCCAGCACCTACACAGACGCACAGCACCCTTGGTACAGAACTGTGGGAGAACAAGGTAGCGGGCTCCACTGTTCTCCCTGACGTCAAGAAGC TTGGTCCAATCAGCCCTCCGCAACCACCTTCTGTGAGTGCCTGGAACAAACCTCTTACCTCCTTTACCGGCACCGTCTCCTCTGAG GGTGGGAAGCCTGGATCAGAGGGCAGTGTTGAATTGGCAATAGACAGTATTCAGTTTGGAGCACCATCGTCTGCAGGCAGCACCGACAGCGATGGAGTTCCAGCGTTACTAGAAAGTGGCTCTGAAAACAAACTACCTGCTCCCAaagaacagagacaaaaacaacctcGAGCTGGCCCAATCAAAACACAGAAG CTTCCTGAAATGGAACCAGTGGAAACCAAGGAGTACAAGCCAGGTCCCATCGGCAAAGAGCGCTCTCTTAAGAACCGCAAGGCCAAAGACGCACGTGGAAGTGAAGGCGATGGGCTGGAGGGAGGAGTCCCTGGAGGAGGCGTAAGTAGAGCCACAGACTCCAGTCCTCCAACCAGTGACACGACAGTACCAGAGCTGGGAGGAGACATCGAGTGCATGATCACAGTCCCATCAGCAGAGTACAACAGTAACTCCAAG GAGTCCGTCACTGACTacaccaccccctcctcctcactggCTGACAGTGTCCccacaggaggaaacaaaatggaAGAGAGTTTGGTGGCAAAC GTGGCTCTACCCCACTCATTGCCCCTTCCTCGGCGAGAGACCCTGCAGCAGAGCTCCAGCCTCAGCACCGTCTCTCCTGCTACTGTTGACCTAACACTAAAG atGGAATCGGCTCGTAAAGCTTGGGAGAACTCCCCGAGTCTGGAGAAGAATTCTCCAgtcacctcttcttcctccccaaTCACCTCCTGTGCATCCTCATACTCCACCTTCTCCTCAGCCTCCATGCCACAGATCCCTGTGGCTTCAGTTACCCCAAGCACCTCTCTGTCAG GTTCTGGTACGTACACAACATCATCACTCAGCACCAAGACCACCACAGCCTCTGACCCCCCAAACATCTGTAAGGTGAAGCCCCAGCAACTGCAGGGTGGAAGTCTGTCCGCCTccagcagtagcagtagtagcagcagcttctctcagtTGGGCTGCGTGCCTCCCCTCCtgccccagcagcagcagaccccACAGGTGTATGTctctcagtctgcagcag GTTCTGCAGCTCAGATTCCAGCTTTCTACATGGACACTAGCCACCTCTTTAGTACACCCCACCCTCGCCTGGCTCCTCCCTCCCTGGCGCAGCAGCAAGGCTTCCAGCCCGGCCTCTCGCAG CCGACGGCAGTGCAGCAGATTCCTATCCCTATCTACGCTCCACTGCAAGGTCAGCcgcagcaccaacacacacatcaggctCAGCTAGGACTCAGCACTGGCCCTCCAGTCTCTCAGCCACAGGACCtgttcagctcctctctgcagccttaCAG GTCTCAGCAGGCGTTCATGCAGAGCAGCCTGTCACAGCCCTCCATGATGCTGTCAGGACCATCGCTGCACAGCTATCCTGGCGTCCAGGGACCTGAGCTGGGCAAGCCTCAGTCTAATCTGGCCTATCAGCAGCCCTCCTCCACCCAGCACATTCCCATCCTGTTTGAGCCACAGCTAAACCAGCCCTCTGGCATGGGAGGCTCCCAGCTCATtgacacacacctgctgcag GCACGACAGGGGATGAATCAGCATTCAAACATGTACTCGGGGCAGGTGCAACAACATGGCCAGAGTAGTTACTATAGCAACACTCAGTCACCCAGTTCTGCAATGCAACAG GTGACCGTCCCTCTGCCCAGTTCCCAGTTGTCCCTGCCAAACTTTGGCTCAGGTGGAGGTCAGCCCCTCCTAGCGCTGCCTCCCACTCCTCCACAGGCGCAGCCCCCCAACATGAACCGACAGCCCCCTGTCTCCCAGCCATACCGAGGCATCATGGGTCCCAACCACAGCATGATGCAGCCTCCCACCAGCAAG ATGGACATGGATCTGAAGCTGTTTGGAAGTGGGATGGACGTGAAGCCTGGAACCCCTCCGGTCAGCGCTAGGAGCACTACACCCACCTCCAGCCCttacag GGCCAGCTCCACCTCTCCTAGCAGCCAGTCCAGTAAGATGAACAGTATGCTGTACCAGAAGCAGTTCCAGGCGAGCTCTGCTGGCATGAGAATGACACAGCACTTCCCCGGCCAGTTCAACCCACAG ATTTTGTCTCAGCCCAACATCGTCTCTCCGCTGGTTCGACCTCCTCATGTCAACTCATTTGCTGGCAGTGTCCAACGCTCTCCCATGGGCCCTCCAATGTCAGCCAACGTGGGTGGTGGTCTCATGCCACATCCTCGACCTCAGCATCCTCAGCACCCTCAGCATCCACAACATCCTCAGCACCCGCAGcaccaacagcaccaacagcacCCACAGCACAGCCAGCATCCTCCCCGAGGACCTCCTGGTCCCTCCCTTGCACCCAGAAGCACGCATGCGGCTCTGAAGGCTGAACAGGATCTAAAG GCAAAGCAGCGGGCTGAGGTGCTCCAGTCCACCCATAAGTTCttctcagagcagcagcagcaacagcagcaactcAAGGCCCCACAAGTCAGCAAAGTATCTCGACTGGATCAGGGAGGAAAACCCCCGCTCGACACCTCGGCACCGAATCTCCAGGCAGGAGTTGAGCGCCCAGATTCTGACAAACCCCCCATCTCCACCGCCAAGCCCATACGGACTGGCCCCATAAAACCGCAGGCCATCAAACCAGAGGAGGGCAAGTAA